One genomic window of Medicago truncatula cultivar Jemalong A17 chromosome 1, MtrunA17r5.0-ANR, whole genome shotgun sequence includes the following:
- the LOC25482254 gene encoding transcription factor MYB3R-1 — MDGERKMAVPQGDGPIDSVEKVRAALHGRTTGPTRRSTKGQWTPEEDETLRKAVQRFQGKNWKKIAECFKDRTDVQCLHRWQKVLNPELVKGPWSKEEDDVMIELVNKYGPKKWSTIAQHLPGRIGKQCRERWHNHLNPAINKEAWTQEEELALIRAHQIYGNKWAELTKFLPGRTDNAIKNHWNSSVKKKLDSYLASGLLTQLQSAPHVGNPSQSMVATSSRLQCNEDENALQRIEGDEVLECSHESANALHFPSTREITSVDLQPEEENRPNEECSLGMDHSPSQASCSEPYLVSIDDSIDDVTICIPEIAHHEACSSEFNDQYSHEPGNSIKENHHLNLHSLPNISSMDLGNDSPQMQRDCTDPSGIRDLVNVPYQTSVGLAASMHMEATSMDSAKPDHMLISDDECCRVLFSEANNDRRFIHGDYNNGVGTVEFSGHPAFVCQSCHISIFVTGGTSTLPLTCPQCSNNFKGMSSSQSNHPVHSAEPENQQFGSRAPDNFIYGNDISSSHCIDAIDSAVMQDVNQNCCPTDEMPKPNMHTEKAGNGALCYEPPRFPSLDIPFLSCDLVQSGGDMQQEFSPLGIRQFMMSSMNCMTPSRLWDSPSRDDSPEALLKSAAKTFAGTPSILKKRCRDLLSPLSDKRIGKKHETDMASSLSKAFSSLEPDILSPSSLQKQNSGASGFDDDKENCGQADKGKQVEETIKSAILEEKKSQRDALDGNSPGKVKQRHFDVDSKMKIDAAATEIVLQSSGVLSEHDRNDLSLYSSDQVGFRDRIIGSSVRTPRNLNNRSSETAPNQSIPSKLSYENPCRFSSPCVRAKEHENLTVSVNRVKAPGDSSGDQSKNDGGFETYSIFGGTPFMKGFESPSAWKSSPWFRNTFLCSPNTEIRIEDFGFFKSPEGERSYDAIGLLKQVGEQTAATYENAQELLKNDTPKAVPKDASGNDNSPSANNSKLTSNALVERRVLDFSECGTPEKGDSSKSSDSRL, encoded by the exons ATGGACGGTGAACGAAAAATGGCCGTTCCTCAAGGGGATGGGCCCATTGATAGTGTTGAGAAAGTTAGAGCAGCATTACATGG GAGAACTACTGGTCCTACAAGGCGTTCAACAAAAGGGCAATGGACTCCTGAGGAG gaTGAGACATTGCGAAAGGCTGTTCAGCGTTTCCAaggaaaaaattggaaaaaaatag CGGAGTGTTTCAAGGATAGAACTGATGTGCAATGCTTACATAGGTGGCAGAAAGTGTTGAATCCTGAACTTGTTAAAGGGCCGTGGTCTAAAGAG GAAGATGACGTGATGATTGAATTGGTGAACAAATATGGGCCTAAGAAGTGGTCAACTATCGCACAACATTTACCTGGACGTATTGGAAAGCAATGTCGAGAAAG GTGGCATAATCATCTTAATCCTGCTATAAACAAGGAAGCATGGACACAGGAAGAGGAGTTGGCTCTAATACGTGCTCATCAGATTTATGGGAACAAGTGGGCTGAATTAACAAAGTTTTTGCCTGGAAg GACAGACAATGCTATTAAAAACCACTGGAACAGTTCAGTCAAAAAGAAATTGGATTCTTACTTGGCTTCAGGCTTGCTTACTCAATTGCAATCTGCACCTCATGTTGGAAATCCAAGCCAATCAATGGTTGCAACATCTTCAAGGTTGCAATGTAATGAAGATGAGAATGCTCTTCAGCGGATTGAAGGAGATGAAGTTTTAGAGTGTAGTCATGAGTCAGCTAATGCTCTCCACTTTCCATCCACTAGAGAGATAACCAGTGTTGACTTACAACCTGAAGAGGAGAATAGACCAAATGAAGAATGTAGTCTTGGGATGGATCATAGTCCAAGTCAAGCATCCTGTTCAGAGCCATATCTTGTATCAATTGACGACTCAATTGACGATGTTACTATATGCATTCCAGAAATTGCTCATCATGAGGCATGCTCTTCTGAATTCAATGACCAATACTCACATGAACCTGGAAATTCCATTAAAGAGAATCACCACCTTAACTTACATTCCTTACCCAATATTTCATCAATGGACTTAGGGAATGACTCTCCGCAGATGCAAAGAGATTGTACAGATCCTAGTGGAATACGTGACTTGGTGAATGTTCCATATCAGACTTCAGTGGGTTTAGCTGCTTCAATGCACATGGAAGCTACATCTATGGATTCTGCTAAACCAGATCATATGTTGATATCTGATGATGAATGTTGCAGAGTCCTGTTTTCAGAGGCAAATAATGATAGACGTTTTATCCATGGAGATTATAATAATGGTGTTGGTACTGTTGAATTTTCTGGTCACCCTGCATTTGTTTGTCAATCATGTCATATTTCGATTTTCGTAACTGGTGGAACCTCAACTCTGCCATTAACTTGTCCTCAGTGTTCTAATAACTTCAAAGGAATGTCATCCTCCCAATCTAACCATCCAGTTCATTCTGCTGAGCCTGAGAATCAGCAGTTTGGCTCCAGAGCACCTGATAACTTCATTTATGGCAATGACATATCCAGTTCTCATTGTATTGATGCTATAGATAGTGCAGTAATGCAAGATGTTAATCAAAACTGTTGTCCAACAGATGAAATGCCAAAGCCAAACATGCACACAGAAAAGGCGGGCAATGGAGCACTATGTTATGAACCTCCCCGTTTTCCAAGCTTGGATATTCCTTTCCTGAGCTGTGATCTTGTACAATCTGGGGGTGATATGCAGCAAGAATTTAGTCCTCTGGGTATCCGCCAGTTTATGATGTCTTCTATGAACTGTATGACTCCGTCAAGGTTGTGGGACTCGCCTTCTCGCGATGATAGTCCTGAAGCATTATTGAAAAGTGCAGCTAAAACTTTTGCGGGTACACCATCAATATTAAAGAAACGATGCCGAGATTTGTTATCGCCACTTTCAGATAAAAGAATAGGTAAGAAACATGAGACTGACATGGCATCCTCTTTGTCGAAAGCTTTTTCTAGTTTGGAACCAGATATACTTTCTCCATCTTCATTGCAAAAGCAAAACTCTGGGGCTTCTGGTTTTGATGACGATAAAGAAAATTGCGGACAAGCTGATAAAGGTAAACAAGTAGAGGAGACAATTAAATCGGCAATTTTGGAAGAAAAGAAGTCTCAAAGAGATGCTCTTGACGGTAATTCTCCTGGTAAGGTTAAGCAGCGACATTTTGACGTTGATTCTAAAATGAAGATTGATGCTGCTGCTACTGAGATT GTGCTACAATCTTCTGGAGTTTTGTCTGAACATGATAGGAACGACCTTTCATTATATTCATCTGATCAAGTTGGTTTTAGAGATAGAATTATAGGTTCTAGTGTTAGAACTCCCAGAAACTTGAACAATAGGAGCTCGGAAACAGCTCCAAACCAGAGCATCCCTTCAAAATTATCTTATGAGAATCCATGCAGGTTTAGCTCTCCTTGTGTTCGTGCAAAGGAGCATGAAAATCTTACAGTTTCTGTTAATCGTGTAAAAGCTCCAGGGGATAGTTCAGGGGATCAAAGTAAAAATGATGGAGGTTTTGAAACCTATAGCAT ATTTGGTGGAACACCTTTCATGAAAGGTTTTGAATCACCTTCTGCATGGAAATCATCTCCTTGGTTCAGGAATACTTTTCTCTGTAGCCCCAATACTGAAATTAGAATTGAG